A genome region from Nocardiopsis exhalans includes the following:
- a CDS encoding SDR family oxidoreductase, with translation MNAQHSSAQTPAPAAPAPSSGRPVVLVTGVGRTVGIGAAIARQLAESGWDVARTQWTPYDDRMPWGVEDAATDTIGTELAGHGAATLAVEADMAAPDSPARVFDEVEQRLGPVRALVICHCESVDSGILDTSVESFDRHLAVNARAPWLLVREFGRRFTGEYGSGRIIALTSDHVVHNLPYGASKGALDRIVLASARELAHLGVTANVINPGPVDTGWMPDQVREHCTEHTPLGRLGTPRDTAHLVDFLCSPQGGWVNGQLLKSDGGISA, from the coding sequence ATGAACGCTCAGCACAGCTCCGCGCAAACCCCCGCTCCAGCCGCACCCGCACCTTCCTCGGGACGCCCCGTCGTCCTCGTCACCGGAGTGGGGCGCACCGTCGGGATCGGCGCGGCCATCGCCCGCCAGCTGGCGGAGTCCGGCTGGGACGTGGCCCGAACCCAGTGGACCCCCTATGACGACCGCATGCCCTGGGGGGTCGAGGACGCGGCCACCGACACCATCGGCACCGAACTCGCCGGACACGGCGCCGCCACGCTCGCCGTCGAGGCCGACATGGCCGCCCCCGACTCCCCCGCGCGCGTCTTCGACGAGGTCGAACAGCGCCTGGGCCCGGTACGCGCGCTGGTGATCTGCCACTGCGAGTCAGTGGACTCGGGGATCCTGGACACCAGCGTGGAGAGCTTCGACCGCCACCTCGCCGTCAACGCCCGTGCCCCCTGGCTGCTGGTGCGCGAGTTCGGACGGCGTTTTACCGGGGAATACGGCAGTGGCCGGATCATCGCCCTGACCAGCGACCACGTGGTGCACAACCTGCCCTACGGGGCCAGCAAGGGCGCCCTGGACCGGATCGTGCTGGCCTCGGCACGCGAACTCGCCCACCTGGGCGTGACCGCCAACGTGATCAATCCGGGCCCGGTGGACACCGGCTGGATGCCCGACCAGGTGCGCGAGCACTGCACCGAGCACACCCCGCTGGGCCGCCTGGGCACCCCGCGCGACACCGCGCACCTGGTCGATTTCCTGTGCTCACCGCAGGGCGGCTGGGTCAACGGCCAGCTCCTGAAGAGCGATGGCGGTATCTCGGCCTAG
- a CDS encoding benzaldehyde dehydrogenase — protein sequence MSLLAAEDFTSAVFTGAWTPARGGDAEVVSPSSGAVLGRTGIADAEDVREAAARAAKAQRDWAAASYEQRAAVMRRAGDLLEANEEEITGWLRREGGAAAGMAGFQVHVAASECFEAAALASQPHGEILRTAKPRLSFSRQVPAGVVGVIAPFNVPLILGIRSVAPALALGNAVILKPDPRTAVCGGAVLAEAFRQAGVPEGVFQVLPGGVEAGEALVADPHVRVISFTGSTPAGRKVGEAAARHLKRVHLELGGNSPLVILDDAALDSAAAIGAWGSFLHQGQICMTTGRHLVHESVADAYVERLAAKAEALVVGSTEQDGAALGPIIDAGQRDKIHHLVTSSVQHGAQLRAGGTYQDLYYRPTVLDRVNPETPAYAEEVFGPVAPVVRFSSVDELVELANSTEYGLSLGVVTTNPMRGMEIADRIPSGIVHINDQTVDDEAVAPFGGVGYSGTGSRFGGTRANLEAFTETQWITMQADPARYPF from the coding sequence GTGAGCCTGCTCGCCGCCGAGGATTTCACCAGCGCCGTCTTCACCGGGGCCTGGACCCCGGCCAGGGGCGGTGACGCCGAGGTCGTCTCGCCCTCCTCCGGCGCTGTCCTGGGCCGTACCGGAATCGCCGACGCCGAGGACGTGCGCGAGGCCGCAGCCCGCGCCGCCAAGGCCCAGCGCGACTGGGCCGCCGCCTCCTACGAGCAACGTGCCGCCGTCATGCGCCGCGCCGGTGACCTGCTGGAGGCCAACGAGGAGGAGATCACCGGCTGGCTGCGCCGCGAGGGCGGTGCGGCCGCCGGGATGGCCGGCTTCCAGGTGCACGTGGCCGCCAGTGAGTGCTTCGAGGCCGCGGCCCTGGCCTCCCAACCGCACGGTGAGATCCTGCGCACCGCCAAGCCGCGGCTGAGCTTCTCCCGCCAGGTCCCGGCGGGCGTGGTCGGGGTGATCGCTCCGTTCAACGTCCCCCTCATCCTGGGCATCCGCTCGGTCGCCCCGGCCCTGGCCCTGGGCAACGCCGTCATCCTCAAGCCCGACCCGCGCACCGCTGTGTGCGGCGGCGCCGTCCTGGCCGAGGCCTTCCGTCAGGCCGGGGTCCCCGAAGGGGTCTTCCAGGTCCTGCCCGGCGGGGTCGAGGCGGGCGAGGCCCTGGTCGCCGACCCGCACGTGCGCGTCATCTCCTTCACCGGCTCCACCCCGGCCGGACGCAAGGTGGGCGAGGCCGCCGCCCGCCACCTCAAGCGCGTCCACCTGGAGCTGGGCGGCAACTCCCCGCTGGTCATCCTGGACGACGCCGCCCTGGACTCGGCCGCCGCCATCGGCGCCTGGGGCTCCTTCCTGCACCAGGGGCAGATCTGCATGACCACCGGCCGCCACCTGGTGCACGAGTCGGTGGCCGACGCCTACGTGGAGCGCCTGGCCGCCAAGGCCGAGGCGCTGGTCGTGGGCAGCACCGAACAGGACGGTGCGGCGCTCGGGCCGATCATCGACGCCGGTCAGCGCGACAAGATCCACCACCTGGTCACCAGCAGCGTCCAGCACGGGGCCCAGCTGCGCGCGGGCGGCACCTACCAGGACCTGTACTACCGGCCCACCGTCCTGGACCGGGTGAACCCGGAAACCCCCGCCTACGCGGAGGAGGTGTTCGGCCCGGTCGCCCCGGTGGTGCGCTTCTCCTCGGTGGACGAGCTGGTGGAGCTGGCCAACTCCACCGAGTACGGGCTGTCCCTGGGCGTGGTCACCACCAACCCGATGCGCGGCATGGAGATCGCCGACCGCATCCCCAGCGGGATCGTGCACATCAACGACCAGACCGTGGACGACGAGGCGGTGGCCCCCTTCGGCGGTGTGGGCTACTCGGGCACGGGCTCGCGCTTCGGCGGCACCCGCGCCAACCTGGAGGCCTTCACCGAGACCCAGTGGATCACCATGCAGGCCGACCCGGCCCGCTACCCGTTCTAA
- a CDS encoding ABC transporter ATP-binding protein has translation MNHSDNQGERPAMLKVTGLQKIYNGGATAVEAVRDLTFELAEGELVCLVGPSGCGKTTLLKCIAGLMAPTSGTVELADQPVLAPPPGMAVVFQEYGRSLFAWMSVRENVELPLKEKKLPKARRTELVTESLEAVGLTTFADSYPWQLSGGMQQRVAIARAIAYEPQVLLMDEPFAAVDAQTRADLEDLVREIWQRLGVTVLFVTHDIDEAVYLGERVLVLSNSPTVVQDDITVDLPTERDQLTTRQDERFTDLRARVYAQIQRAKRGTDQPVA, from the coding sequence ATGAACCACAGCGACAACCAGGGGGAACGACCCGCCATGCTCAAAGTCACCGGCCTGCAGAAGATCTACAATGGCGGCGCCACGGCCGTGGAGGCCGTCCGCGACCTCACCTTCGAACTCGCCGAGGGCGAACTGGTCTGCCTGGTCGGCCCCTCCGGCTGCGGCAAGACCACCCTGCTCAAGTGCATCGCCGGGCTCATGGCACCCACCAGCGGCACCGTGGAACTGGCCGACCAACCGGTCCTGGCCCCACCGCCCGGCATGGCCGTGGTCTTCCAGGAGTACGGCCGCAGCCTGTTCGCGTGGATGAGCGTGCGCGAGAACGTGGAACTCCCGCTCAAGGAGAAGAAGCTGCCCAAGGCCCGCCGGACCGAACTGGTCACCGAGTCCCTGGAGGCGGTCGGCCTAACCACGTTCGCCGACTCCTACCCCTGGCAGCTCTCCGGCGGCATGCAGCAGCGCGTGGCCATCGCCCGGGCGATCGCCTACGAACCCCAGGTGCTGCTCATGGACGAGCCCTTCGCCGCCGTGGACGCCCAGACCCGTGCCGACCTGGAGGATCTGGTCCGCGAGATCTGGCAGCGCCTGGGGGTGACCGTCCTGTTCGTCACCCACGACATCGACGAAGCCGTCTACCTGGGCGAACGGGTGCTGGTGTTGTCCAACTCGCCCACCGTCGTCCAGGACGACATCACCGTGGACCTGCCGACCGAACGCGACCAGCTCACCACCCGCCAGGACGAACGCTTCACCGACCTGCGCGCCCGCGTCTACGCCCAGATCCAACGCGCCAAACGCGGCACCGACCAGCCGGTCGCCTGA
- a CDS encoding ABC transporter permease, with protein sequence MSQPTTVEPGATGRGDHEGPGRGPEGRAPGRAARFTASRRRPGAPGIGLRLLHVLALPTLIVGVYWAITAQPGASFYTPTPAAIASAFADLWFSERFFVDVLPSLGRLLTGFAIAAVIGVGLGVLLGLDARVRATIEPVLEFLRAIPPPVLVPLMIMLAGIDDSMKIMVIVFGCVWPILLNTVEGVRAVDPVLSDTARCYGISGVTRLRVLVLRSASPQIMAGLRLALALAIILMVISEMFASSSGLGFAIVQFQRTFAIPEMWAGMVLLGVIGFLLSSLFELVEGRVLGWYRGLRAANRGE encoded by the coding sequence ATGAGCCAGCCCACCACCGTCGAACCCGGCGCCACCGGTAGGGGTGACCACGAAGGACCCGGCCGGGGCCCCGAAGGTCGCGCCCCCGGCCGCGCCGCCCGCTTCACCGCGAGCCGACGCCGCCCCGGAGCCCCCGGGATCGGCCTGCGCCTGCTGCACGTGCTGGCCCTACCGACCCTGATCGTGGGTGTGTACTGGGCGATCACCGCCCAGCCCGGCGCCAGCTTCTACACGCCCACCCCCGCCGCCATCGCCTCGGCCTTCGCCGACCTGTGGTTCTCCGAACGCTTCTTCGTGGACGTGCTGCCCAGCCTGGGCCGCCTGCTCACCGGGTTCGCGATCGCCGCCGTGATCGGCGTCGGACTGGGCGTCCTGCTCGGCCTGGACGCACGTGTGCGCGCCACCATCGAACCCGTCCTGGAGTTCCTGCGCGCCATCCCGCCGCCCGTGCTCGTCCCGCTGATGATCATGCTCGCCGGGATCGACGATTCCATGAAGATCATGGTGATCGTCTTCGGCTGCGTGTGGCCCATCCTGCTCAACACCGTCGAGGGCGTGCGTGCGGTCGACCCGGTCCTGTCCGACACCGCCCGCTGCTACGGGATCTCCGGGGTGACCCGACTGCGGGTGCTGGTACTGCGCTCGGCCAGCCCGCAGATCATGGCCGGTCTGCGCCTGGCCCTGGCCCTGGCCATCATCCTCATGGTGATCAGCGAGATGTTCGCCAGCTCCAGCGGCCTGGGTTTCGCCATCGTGCAGTTCCAGCGCACCTTCGCCATTCCCGAGATGTGGGCTGGCATGGTCCTGCTCGGCGTGATCGGCTTCCTGCTCTCGTCCCTGTTCGAGCTTGTCGAGGGCCGTGTCCTGGGCTGGTACCGCGGCCTGCGCGCCGCCAACCGGGGGGAGTGA
- a CDS encoding ABC transporter permease has protein sequence MTATLQRPQPGRFAPRRPVLSRSAPNRPLLGSLGIIGLLALWEIAPRLGAVPERYFPPVSEVLTTLAQRATTAPFWEAIGHTLYGWALGLAIALAAAILIGFALGATPRLRAFTTSTVDFLRPIPSVALIPLAVLMYGTDIRSTLLLVVYACFWLIYIQVLYGVADVDPVAEQTARSYGLGRLARIRYVVWPTTLPYLMTGLRLAAAVGLILSITAQLIIGSPGIGAQITNAQQGGAVALVYAWIVATGILGVVINIGVRALERRVLRWHTSVRGEVAV, from the coding sequence ATGACCGCCACACTCCAGCGACCCCAACCCGGCCGATTCGCGCCTCGACGCCCGGTGCTCAGCCGCTCCGCACCCAACCGGCCCCTGCTGGGCTCCCTGGGCATCATCGGGCTGCTCGCACTGTGGGAGATCGCGCCCCGCCTGGGCGCGGTGCCCGAACGCTACTTCCCGCCGGTCTCCGAAGTCCTGACCACCCTGGCCCAGCGCGCCACCACCGCACCCTTCTGGGAGGCCATCGGCCACACCCTGTACGGATGGGCGCTGGGCCTGGCCATCGCCTTGGCCGCCGCCATCCTGATCGGCTTCGCCCTGGGCGCCACACCCCGGCTGCGCGCCTTCACCACCTCCACGGTCGACTTCCTGCGGCCCATCCCCTCGGTGGCGCTCATCCCGCTGGCCGTGCTGATGTACGGCACCGACATCCGTTCCACCCTGCTCCTGGTCGTGTACGCCTGTTTCTGGCTGATCTACATTCAGGTGCTCTACGGGGTAGCCGACGTGGACCCGGTCGCCGAACAGACCGCCCGCTCCTACGGCCTGGGCCGCCTGGCCCGCATCCGCTACGTCGTGTGGCCCACCACCCTGCCCTACCTGATGACCGGTCTGCGCCTGGCCGCCGCCGTTGGCCTCATCCTGTCCATCACCGCCCAGCTGATCATCGGCTCCCCCGGAATCGGGGCCCAGATCACCAACGCCCAGCAGGGCGGCGCCGTCGCCCTGGTCTACGCGTGGATCGTCGCCACCGGCATCCTCGGCGTGGTCATCAACATCGGCGTGCGCGCCCTGGAACGGCGCGTCCTGCGCTGGCACACGTCCGTCCGCGGGGAGGTCGCCGTATGA
- a CDS encoding ABC transporter substrate-binding protein, translating to MTATKTTLGVLAAGAALTLTATACGSGDTAASEDGLTPVSVGVLPITAVAPLYLGVEQGFFSERGLDVTIETGGGGATTVPRVVSGELDFAFGNLASLIIAREQGLPLTVVANGMTTTGDADTDYSALVVPADSDVTDPADLDGATVAIDNLNNIGDTSVRNSVRVAGGDPTDLDFIELAFPDMPGALDNGQVDAAWVVEPFLTVALQQGATQIAGNFVDLHPELSIATYFTSDELIAQDPDTVDAFTEAMNESLAYAEDNPEETTQILTAYTEIDPDLFDQLRWPRFPARIDTEAVQTLAELMAADGIIDADPDLETLIR from the coding sequence ATGACCGCCACGAAGACCACCCTGGGCGTGCTCGCCGCAGGCGCCGCACTCACCCTGACCGCCACCGCCTGCGGTTCCGGCGACACCGCCGCCTCCGAGGACGGGCTCACCCCAGTCAGCGTGGGCGTACTGCCCATCACCGCGGTCGCGCCCCTCTACCTCGGGGTGGAACAGGGTTTCTTCTCCGAGCGGGGCCTGGACGTGACCATCGAGACCGGCGGGGGCGGCGCCACCACCGTCCCCCGCGTGGTCAGCGGAGAGCTCGACTTCGCCTTCGGCAACCTCGCCTCCCTGATCATCGCCCGCGAACAGGGCCTGCCCCTGACCGTGGTCGCCAACGGCATGACCACCACCGGCGACGCCGACACCGACTACAGCGCCCTGGTCGTGCCCGCCGACAGCGACGTCACCGACCCCGCCGACCTGGACGGCGCCACCGTGGCGATCGACAACCTCAACAACATCGGCGACACCTCGGTACGCAACTCCGTGCGCGTGGCGGGCGGAGACCCCACCGACCTCGACTTCATCGAACTCGCCTTCCCCGACATGCCCGGCGCCCTGGACAACGGCCAGGTCGACGCCGCCTGGGTGGTCGAACCCTTCCTCACCGTCGCCCTCCAACAGGGCGCCACCCAGATCGCGGGCAACTTCGTGGACCTGCACCCGGAGCTGTCCATCGCCACCTACTTCACCTCCGACGAACTCATCGCCCAGGACCCCGACACCGTCGACGCTTTCACCGAGGCGATGAACGAGTCCCTGGCCTACGCCGAGGACAACCCCGAGGAGACCACCCAGATCCTCACCGCCTACACCGAGATCGACCCGGACCTGTTCGACCAGCTGCGCTGGCCGCGCTTCCCCGCCCGGATCGACACCGAGGCCGTACAGACCCTGGCCGAGCTGATGGCCGCCGACGGCATCATCGACGCCGACCCCGACCTGGAAACGCTGATCCGATGA
- a CDS encoding ABC transporter substrate-binding protein, translated as MRPIPAALTAAVALLAATACGTDTDDDPDGLTTVTAGVIPIVDVAPVYLGVEQGFFTDRGIDLQLESGSGGAAIVPGVISGEFDFAFSNVVSLIVAREQGLPLTTLTNGVTSAGEQGGDFGGVFVLSDSDVTSAAELEGLTVAANNLNNIGDTTVRQSVREAGGDPAAVDFVELPFPDMPAALETGQIDAVWAVEPFASTIREAGHREIASNFVDTHPDLSVAAYFAAEDRMAEAPELFDGITEALHESLAYAEDNPDEVRRILATYTEIDPDLIELMALPRFPGQINEESVRVLADLMVTDGLLDSDPDLDPLLN; from the coding sequence ATGCGCCCGATCCCGGCCGCCCTGACCGCGGCGGTTGCGCTGCTGGCCGCCACGGCCTGCGGCACCGACACCGACGACGACCCCGACGGCCTGACCACCGTCACCGCCGGGGTCATCCCGATCGTCGACGTGGCCCCCGTCTACCTCGGTGTGGAACAGGGGTTCTTCACCGACCGCGGCATCGACCTCCAACTGGAGTCCGGATCCGGCGGGGCCGCGATCGTCCCCGGGGTGATCAGCGGCGAGTTCGACTTCGCCTTCAGCAACGTGGTCTCGCTCATCGTCGCCCGCGAGCAGGGTCTGCCCCTGACCACCCTCACCAACGGCGTCACCAGCGCAGGAGAGCAGGGAGGCGACTTCGGTGGGGTGTTCGTCCTCTCCGACAGCGACGTCACCAGCGCCGCCGAACTGGAGGGCCTGACCGTGGCCGCCAACAACCTCAACAACATCGGCGACACCACCGTCCGCCAGTCCGTGCGCGAAGCGGGCGGGGACCCGGCCGCGGTCGACTTCGTCGAACTGCCCTTCCCGGACATGCCCGCAGCCCTGGAGACCGGCCAGATCGACGCGGTCTGGGCCGTGGAACCCTTCGCCTCCACCATCCGTGAGGCCGGGCACCGCGAGATCGCCTCCAACTTCGTTGACACCCACCCCGACCTGTCCGTGGCCGCCTACTTCGCCGCAGAGGACCGGATGGCCGAGGCCCCCGAGCTCTTCGACGGGATCACCGAAGCGCTTCACGAATCCCTCGCCTACGCCGAGGACAACCCCGACGAGGTCCGCCGCATCCTGGCCACCTACACCGAGATCGACCCCGACCTCATCGAGCTGATGGCCCTGCCGCGCTTCCCCGGACAGATCAACGAGGAGTCCGTGCGGGTGCTCGCCGACCTGATGGTCACCGACGGCCTCCTGGACTCCGACCCCGACCTCGACCCGCTCCTGAACTGA
- a CDS encoding sucrase ferredoxin, protein MRLPTAPDGRRGCSALARYTDEQIAGTAGSSSGWLLIEHNGPWRHPGFASPGLDKAVVSQLAERIAGHAVRPQLIKRPGANERTPADGPLRAYLVHTSRTRPWTRRIDFHNLAELLQIDVTAAERPEPPSFGTAVDHTLYLVCTHAKKDPCCAMLGRPVAAALAGGQAEVWETTHVGGDRFAANLVTLPQGVYFGRLDPESAQSTVAAFERGLVLPENYRGRCTDSGAAQAAEAALRARIARPVGVNAITHLAEEESEDGVRLTLGHDGGLYSVSVETVEGQECPTTCSALSPTRPVHHRVRQITGTPLRGGLTRGAAV, encoded by the coding sequence GTGCGGCTTCCCACCGCCCCGGACGGCCGCCGAGGCTGTTCGGCACTGGCCCGCTACACCGACGAGCAGATCGCGGGCACCGCGGGCTCCAGCAGCGGCTGGCTCCTGATCGAGCACAACGGCCCCTGGCGTCACCCGGGCTTCGCCAGCCCCGGCCTGGACAAGGCAGTCGTCTCCCAGCTGGCCGAACGCATCGCCGGCCACGCCGTCAGGCCGCAGCTCATCAAGCGCCCCGGGGCCAACGAACGCACCCCCGCCGACGGCCCGCTGCGCGCTTACCTCGTCCACACCAGCCGCACCCGCCCCTGGACCCGCCGAATCGACTTCCACAACCTGGCCGAACTGCTCCAGATCGACGTCACCGCCGCCGAGCGCCCCGAACCGCCCTCCTTCGGCACCGCGGTGGACCACACCCTCTACCTGGTGTGCACCCACGCCAAGAAGGACCCCTGCTGCGCGATGCTGGGCCGCCCGGTCGCCGCCGCGCTGGCCGGGGGCCAGGCAGAGGTCTGGGAAACCACCCACGTGGGCGGGGACCGCTTCGCGGCCAACCTGGTGACCCTGCCCCAGGGCGTGTACTTCGGCCGCCTGGACCCGGAGTCGGCACAGTCGACCGTGGCCGCCTTCGAGCGCGGACTGGTCCTGCCGGAGAACTACCGGGGCCGCTGCACCGACTCCGGGGCCGCCCAGGCCGCCGAGGCCGCGCTGCGCGCCCGTATCGCCCGTCCCGTGGGCGTCAACGCCATCACCCACCTGGCCGAGGAGGAGAGCGAGGACGGGGTCCGGCTCACCCTGGGCCACGACGGCGGCCTGTACTCGGTGTCGGTGGAGACCGTGGAGGGCCAGGAGTGCCCCACCACCTGCTCGGCGCTCTCCCCCACCCGCCCGGTGCACCACCGGGTGCGCCAGATCACGGGAACACCGCTTCGCGGCGGCCTGACCAGAGGCGCCGCGGTGTAA
- a CDS encoding serine/threonine protein kinase: MRTLGPLESTDPERVGRYRLIGRLGAGGMGQVFFGRSAGGRAVAIKRIHPHLATDPSFRQRFAREVNAARQVSGAFTAPVIDAGPDDEVPWLVTSYVPSLPLDEAVQAHGPLPEASMMVLAAGLAEALGEIHRVGLIHRDLKPGNVLLSEDGPRVIDFGIARATDGTAATQSVIGTPGFMSPEQVQGTELTPASDLFAYGAVLAFAAAGTGPFGEGNMPTMVMRIISKEPDLSAVPESLRHLIAACLSKDVRGRPGPGEILDYLGDVHAGASWLPPAVMMGVQEQVAKVNKALATSAGDPGATGGHQRTEVLGAGGAAALGGAAGAVAGAAAAGAFGDDQSTQVAPSGGYGTQDPSAGATSVLGNQQGAPYQPTAQFPGTQSGTQAPGQPGQGQVPPTSQYQQPPNQGGYQPTQQFGQGQGRPVDDDPYADLYGERRGPRTAPRQQQEQQYRQAEEQRQRQMAQQRRAQEQQEEQRRRQEAERAHRERVRAEQDAARRAQAEARRVDQPGLWGFVKLLPWMIIPIIQIPLGYGAALAWSWFTTETDVWTGSAYFFEPWNLDSFWHGMMLGYFILNNLLSLEFLVRSLRTSFVTGSVLALGAIAATNFLLYNFGFWA; the protein is encoded by the coding sequence TTGAGGACGTTGGGGCCGCTAGAGAGCACTGATCCGGAGCGGGTCGGTCGGTATCGGCTGATCGGGCGCTTGGGCGCCGGTGGCATGGGTCAGGTGTTCTTCGGGCGCTCGGCCGGTGGCCGCGCGGTCGCGATCAAGCGCATCCATCCGCACCTGGCCACGGACCCTTCCTTCCGGCAGCGGTTCGCCCGGGAGGTCAACGCGGCCCGGCAGGTCAGCGGGGCGTTCACCGCCCCGGTCATCGACGCCGGGCCCGATGACGAGGTGCCCTGGCTGGTCACCTCCTACGTGCCCTCTCTGCCGCTGGACGAGGCGGTGCAGGCCCACGGCCCGCTGCCCGAGGCCAGCATGATGGTGCTGGCGGCCGGTCTGGCCGAGGCCCTGGGTGAGATCCACCGGGTCGGGCTGATCCACCGCGACCTCAAGCCCGGCAACGTGCTGCTGTCCGAGGACGGGCCGCGGGTGATCGACTTCGGTATCGCGCGGGCCACCGACGGCACCGCGGCCACGCAGTCGGTGATCGGCACGCCGGGGTTCATGAGTCCCGAGCAGGTGCAGGGGACCGAGCTCACGCCCGCCAGCGACCTGTTCGCCTACGGCGCGGTGCTGGCGTTCGCGGCGGCGGGCACCGGGCCCTTCGGTGAGGGCAACATGCCCACGATGGTCATGCGCATCATCAGCAAGGAACCGGACCTGTCCGCGGTCCCCGAGTCGCTGCGGCACCTGATCGCGGCCTGTCTTTCGAAGGACGTGCGCGGGCGGCCGGGCCCGGGTGAGATCCTGGACTACCTGGGCGACGTGCACGCCGGTGCCTCCTGGCTGCCCCCGGCGGTGATGATGGGCGTGCAGGAGCAGGTGGCCAAGGTCAACAAGGCTCTGGCGACCTCGGCGGGCGACCCCGGGGCGACCGGTGGCCACCAGCGGACCGAGGTGCTGGGTGCGGGCGGCGCGGCGGCGCTGGGCGGCGCCGCCGGTGCGGTGGCCGGTGCCGCGGCCGCGGGCGCCTTCGGCGACGACCAGTCCACCCAGGTGGCACCGTCGGGCGGTTACGGTACCCAGGACCCCTCGGCGGGTGCCACCTCGGTGCTGGGCAACCAGCAGGGCGCTCCCTACCAGCCCACGGCTCAGTTCCCCGGAACCCAGTCCGGAACCCAGGCGCCGGGGCAGCCGGGGCAGGGGCAGGTTCCGCCCACGTCCCAGTACCAGCAGCCGCCGAACCAGGGTGGGTACCAGCCCACCCAGCAGTTCGGCCAGGGCCAGGGACGTCCGGTCGACGACGACCCCTACGCCGACCTGTACGGCGAGCGCCGCGGTCCGCGGACCGCCCCCCGGCAGCAGCAGGAACAGCAGTACCGGCAGGCCGAGGAACAGCGCCAGCGGCAGATGGCGCAGCAGCGAAGGGCCCAGGAGCAGCAGGAGGAGCAGCGGCGCCGCCAGGAGGCCGAGCGCGCCCACCGCGAGCGGGTGCGCGCTGAGCAGGACGCGGCGCGGCGGGCCCAGGCCGAGGCGCGCCGGGTCGACCAGCCGGGCCTGTGGGGCTTCGTCAAGCTGCTGCCGTGGATGATCATCCCGATCATCCAGATCCCGCTGGGGTACGGCGCGGCGCTGGCGTGGTCGTGGTTCACCACCGAGACCGACGTGTGGACCGGGTCGGCCTACTTCTTCGAGCCGTGGAACCTGGACTCGTTCTGGCACGGGATGATGCTGGGGTACTTCATCCTCAACAACCTGCTGTCGTTGGAGTTCCTGGTGCGTTCGCTGCGGACCTCGTTCGTCACCGGGTCGGTGCTGGCGCTGGGCGCCATCGCCGCCACCAACTTCCTGCTGTACAACTTCGGTTTCTGGGCCTGA